The following coding sequences are from one Holophagales bacterium window:
- a CDS encoding TonB-dependent receptor: MNRLVRSLLLPIVLSLPAAAQLPQPGPSPVATEVVVTAAAVPEDAATLGVAATVVDRAAIERSRATTVADLLRSVPGVDVAQSGGAGGVTSLFLRGTNSNSALVLVDGVKLNSPYFGGVDLSSLGTANVERIEIVRGPFSALYGSEALGGVVQVITRRAVADGFAGQAHFGLGNASAREGGVNAALRSGPVGVSAGFRRGTIAGDLPNEFFEGTDLSAALDVQLGANAKAGVTVRRESSRTGIPFSGATPTPLRATTADTTLVSVPLSLALGARTTLEAAGTFADDSPTYTDPDDPWGFTFSETKARRAGGRVVLSHVAGANRISVGTDYEQTKVDNEDSYGVQLDGLTTRTWSVFAEDRLSLADDRVAITAGVRRDENSAFGASTNPRVALSWTVAPALKVRAAAGSAFRAPSTGELYYPFSGNPGLQPEESVSYEAGAEWTISRGFVFEASLFRSDVKDLIRYDFATFANVNVGRARMTGAEAVVRGVLSATTWARAAYTWLDAQDLDTGLPLLRRPRHRASASLGGDLGRGASAELTGLYVGERDDVDATTYARVTSPAYFRVDLAATGPRLLEHLAPFVRVTNLLGRDYVEVAGYPSPGRRWVVGLDVSF, from the coding sequence GTGAACCGTCTCGTCCGTTCCCTTCTCTTGCCGATCGTCCTTTCCCTGCCGGCCGCGGCCCAGCTGCCGCAACCGGGCCCATCCCCCGTCGCAACCGAGGTCGTCGTCACCGCCGCCGCCGTCCCCGAGGACGCAGCGACCCTCGGCGTCGCGGCGACCGTCGTCGACCGGGCCGCGATCGAGCGCTCCCGCGCCACGACGGTGGCCGACCTCCTGCGCTCCGTTCCCGGCGTCGACGTGGCGCAGAGCGGCGGGGCGGGCGGCGTCACGTCGCTCTTCCTGCGCGGGACGAACTCGAACTCGGCCCTCGTCCTCGTCGACGGCGTCAAGCTCAACAGCCCCTATTTCGGCGGCGTCGACCTCTCCTCGCTCGGCACCGCGAACGTCGAGCGGATCGAGATCGTCCGCGGGCCCTTCTCGGCGCTCTACGGCTCCGAGGCGCTCGGCGGCGTCGTCCAGGTGATCACGCGACGGGCCGTCGCCGACGGTTTCGCGGGGCAGGCCCACTTCGGCCTCGGGAACGCCTCCGCCCGCGAAGGGGGTGTAAACGCCGCGCTTCGCAGCGGTCCGGTCGGCGTCAGCGCCGGCTTCCGCCGCGGGACGATCGCAGGGGACCTCCCGAACGAGTTCTTCGAGGGGACCGACCTCTCCGCCGCGCTCGACGTCCAGCTCGGGGCAAACGCGAAGGCGGGCGTCACGGTGAGGCGGGAGTCGTCGCGCACCGGAATCCCCTTTTCGGGGGCGACGCCCACGCCTCTGCGCGCGACGACGGCCGACACGACGCTCGTCTCCGTCCCGCTCTCCCTCGCCCTCGGGGCGCGGACGACGCTCGAGGCGGCGGGGACCTTCGCGGACGATTCCCCGACCTACACCGACCCCGACGACCCCTGGGGCTTCACCTTCTCCGAGACGAAGGCGCGCCGCGCCGGCGGCCGCGTCGTCCTCTCGCACGTCGCCGGCGCGAACCGGATCTCCGTGGGCACCGACTACGAGCAGACGAAGGTCGACAACGAGGACTCGTATGGAGTCCAGCTCGACGGCCTGACGACGCGCACCTGGTCCGTCTTCGCGGAGGATCGCCTCTCCCTTGCCGACGACCGGGTCGCGATCACCGCGGGCGTGAGGCGCGACGAGAACAGCGCCTTCGGTGCGTCCACGAATCCCCGGGTCGCGCTCTCGTGGACCGTCGCCCCCGCTCTGAAGGTGCGGGCGGCCGCCGGATCGGCCTTCCGGGCCCCGTCGACCGGCGAGCTCTACTACCCCTTCTCGGGGAACCCCGGCCTGCAGCCCGAGGAATCCGTTTCGTACGAGGCCGGGGCCGAGTGGACGATCTCCCGGGGTTTCGTCTTCGAGGCGTCGCTCTTCCGGAGCGACGTGAAGGACCTCATCCGCTACGACTTCGCGACCTTCGCGAACGTGAACGTCGGCCGGGCACGGATGACGGGAGCCGAGGCCGTCGTGCGCGGGGTGCTCTCCGCCACGACGTGGGCCCGCGCGGCGTACACCTGGCTCGACGCCCAGGACCTCGACACCGGCCTCCCGCTCCTCAGGCGTCCGAGACACCGCGCGTCGGCGTCGCTCGGCGGCGACCTCGGCCGCGGCGCGAGCGCCGAGCTGACGGGCCTCTACGTGGGCGAGAGGGACGACGTCGACGCCACGACGTACGCGCGGGTCACGAGCCCCGCCTACTTCCGCGTCGACCTGGCGGCGACGGGCCCGCGGCTCCTCGAGCACCTGGCCCCGTTCGTCCGTGTCACGAATCTCCTCGGTCGCGACTACGTGGAGGTGGCGGGCTATCCGTCACCTGGCCGCCGCTGGGTCGTCGGCCTCGACGTCTCGTTCTGA